GGAGAAGACCAGCGACTGGTAGGCGGTGGTCCAATATTGGTTGGAATTAAGGCCGAGAAGAAAATAAGAAATCAGCCAGCCGCCTGTCAGGCCCACCAGGTCGGAAATAATGGTCAAAAAGAACAGCATTACCACGCTGGCCACAACCCGTGGAGTCACCAGCTTCTTGGTGGGGTCAGTTCCCAGAGCACGCATGGCATCGATCTGCTCGGTCACTTTCATGGAGCCGAGCTCGCTTGCCATCCCCGATGAATTACGACCGGCCACCATGAGGCCGGTAAGAACGGGCCCCAGCTCGCGGACCATGGACAGGGATACCAGTTGTCCGGTCAGGGAAAGAGAGCCAAAGCGCTGGAGAGTGTTGGAGCTCTGCAACGCCAGTACGGCGCCGGTGA
This Terriglobales bacterium DNA region includes the following protein-coding sequences:
- a CDS encoding ABC transporter permease, which encodes MELVSPTDIAKESVLAVQDYSLLAWQSISNLFQRPRYLSDTLLQADLIGVGSLPIVVLTGFFTGAVLALQSSNTLQRFGSLSLTGQLVSLSMVRELGPVLTGLMVAGRNSSGMASELGSMKVTEQIDAMRALGTDPTKKLVTPRVVASVVMLFFLTIISDLVGLTGGWLISYFLLGLNSNQYWTTAYQSLVFSDVFMGLTKPLLFGFIIASVGCFYGLSAKGGTQGVGRATTQAVVAASVLILVVDFFYTKLLIAVFAVH